Proteins found in one Quercus robur chromosome 2, dhQueRobu3.1, whole genome shotgun sequence genomic segment:
- the LOC126701843 gene encoding expansin-A23-like, giving the protein MARSQNLFTCIIFMTPFVIAMSRRISIDEKINSNWIDAHATFYGDMTGRETMQGACGYGDLFEQGYGLATTALSTALFNSGGTCGACFEIMCVNDPQWCIPNAGTITVTATNLCPPSNNPSANWCNPPLQHFDLSMPMFTKLAPYKAGIIPVQYRRVPCIKKGGVRFQITGNPNFLLVLLYNVGGAGDISDVKVKGSNTNWIQMTRNWGQNWQTGTPLVGQSLSFQATTSDGKMLEFDNVAPPNWQFGQSYQARINF; this is encoded by the exons ATGGCTAGGTCTCAAAATTTGTTTACATGCATAATATTCATGACTCCTTTTGTGATAGCTATGAGCAGAAGAATCAGCATTGACgagaaaataaatagtaattgGATTGATGCACATGCAACGTTCTATGGTGACATGACTGGTAGAGAAACCATGC AGGGAGCTTGTGGGTATGGTGATCTTTTCGAACAAGGTTATGGCCTTGCGACAACTGCCCTAAGCACTGCACTCTTCAACAGTGGAGGCACTTGTGGTGCATGTTTTGAGATCATGTGTGTCAATGATCCACAATGGTGCATACCAAATGCTGGCACAATCACAGTCACAGCCACCAATTTATGCCCTCCTAGCAATAACCCTAGTGCAAATTGGTGCAACCCCCCACTTCAGCACTTTGACTTGTCCATGCCCATGTTCACAAAACTTGCACCATATAAAGCTGGAATCATCCCTGTTCAGTATCGCCGAGTCCCATGTATTAAGAAAGGAGGAGTTAGGTTTCAGATAACAGGAAATCCAAATTTTTTGCTTGTACTGTTGTACAATGTTGGAGGCGCTGGTGATATTTCTGATGTCAAAGTCAagggctctaataccaattggaTTCAGATGACACGCAATTGGGGCCAAAATTGGCAGACTGGCACACCTTTAGTAGGACAAAGCTTGTCATTCCAAGCGACTACTAGTGATGGGAAAATGTTGGAGTTCGATAATGTTGCACCTCCTAATTGGCAATTTGGTCAAAGTTACCAGGCCaggattaatttttag